A portion of the Thermosediminibacter oceani DSM 16646 genome contains these proteins:
- a CDS encoding carboxymuconolactone decarboxylase family protein: protein MPLPPFLASVEKNDPDFAKAIEGVFSSAMGPGALDQKTKLLIALALDAAHGAYQGVMNISKQLKNMGVKDEEIAEAIRIAYFAFGNSILASYSAAFSENK from the coding sequence ATGCCGCTACCACCTTTTCTGGCATCGGTGGAAAAAAACGATCCTGATTTTGCAAAAGCCATAGAGGGTGTATTTTCTTCTGCTATGGGGCCCGGAGCGCTTGACCAAAAGACAAAACTCTTAATCGCCCTAGCTCTCGATGCTGCCCATGGAGCCTATCAGGGTGTGATGAACATATCAAAACAGTTAAAGAACATGGGAGTTAAAGATGAGGAAATTGCCGAGGCGATTAGAATAGCTTATTTTGCTTTCGGTAATTCTATTTTAGCTTCATATTCGGCAGCCTTTTCCGAAAATAAGTA
- a CDS encoding IS110 family transposase — protein MDVVYSHVCGLDVHKKSVVACVITPDGKEIRSFSTMTDDLFALKEFIKNKGCTVVAMKSTGSFWKPIYNLLELENLKILLVNAKHIKNVPGRKTDVKDAEWIASLLRHGLLKGSFVPDREQRELRELVRYRHGLVEERSRELNRIQKVLEGANIKLSSVVSDINGMSSRAILEALISGVDDPEILAELSHGKLKNKKEDLKRALKGFINYHQRKMLEIKLKHIDYLDEEIERLDEEIKNRMLPFEEDLALLDTIPGVGRRTAEQIIAEIGTNMDQFPSAAHLCSWAGLCPGQNESAGKRKSARTRKGNKKLRSALVEAARAASRAKDTYLSSQYHRIAARRGSNRAAVAVANSILTIVYHILKRKQPYIELGPNFYEEKRRNMVIRQSLKKLESLGLKVTVETIVS, from the coding sequence ATGGATGTAGTGTATTCTCACGTCTGCGGCCTGGACGTTCATAAAAAGAGCGTCGTGGCTTGTGTAATTACTCCCGATGGTAAGGAAATTCGCTCTTTTTCAACTATGACCGATGACCTGTTCGCCTTAAAGGAATTCATTAAAAACAAAGGATGTACTGTCGTCGCCATGAAAAGCACCGGTTCTTTCTGGAAACCCATCTACAACCTGCTGGAGCTTGAGAATTTGAAGATTCTACTTGTCAATGCAAAGCATATTAAAAATGTGCCTGGCAGAAAAACCGATGTCAAGGATGCTGAATGGATTGCTAGTCTACTCCGCCACGGCCTTTTGAAAGGCAGCTTCGTCCCCGACAGAGAGCAAAGGGAGCTTCGCGAACTTGTCCGTTACAGGCACGGCCTTGTTGAAGAGCGCTCAAGGGAGCTTAACCGCATCCAGAAAGTGCTTGAAGGAGCCAATATCAAGCTGTCTTCGGTGGTCTCCGATATTAACGGCATGTCCAGCCGTGCTATACTGGAAGCTCTCATCAGCGGTGTAGATGACCCCGAAATCCTGGCAGAGCTTTCTCATGGTAAGTTAAAGAATAAAAAGGAAGATCTAAAGCGCGCTTTAAAAGGATTTATTAATTATCACCAGAGAAAGATGCTGGAAATAAAGCTAAAACATATTGATTACCTCGATGAAGAAATAGAAAGATTGGATGAAGAAATTAAAAATCGAATGCTCCCTTTTGAAGAGGACCTGGCACTGCTGGATACGATTCCAGGAGTGGGAAGAAGGACTGCCGAACAGATAATTGCTGAAATCGGAACCAATATGGATCAGTTCCCCTCCGCCGCTCATTTGTGTTCATGGGCGGGGCTGTGTCCAGGTCAGAATGAAAGCGCCGGTAAACGAAAGTCCGCCAGGACCCGAAAGGGAAACAAGAAGTTGCGTAGCGCTCTTGTAGAAGCTGCCCGGGCCGCCTCCAGAGCAAAAGATACTTATCTTTCAAGTCAATACCACCGCATCGCTGCCCGAAGAGGATCGAATCGAGCAGCTGTTGCGGTAGCTAACAGCATCCTAACTATAGTTTATCATATTCTCAAGCGTAAGCAACCTTATATTGAATTAGGTCCGAATTTTTACGAAGAGAAAAGGCGCAATATGGTCATCCGGCAGTCTTTGAAGAAGCTTGAGTCTTTAGGGTTGAAGGTTACGGTCGAAACGATAGTGTCTTAA